In Nitrospira sp., a genomic segment contains:
- a CDS encoding dipeptide epimerase, giving the protein MSAPIIQCIEIWPVDIPVTDPFVVATGARATAQNLFIRVTLRDGAQGLGEAAPFPEVGGEDRPTSLTAATALAPHLLGRSAADYESLADHMAEQAPLQPAARCGLETAILDAYCRSQGIPLWRLWGEAEVHDHETDMTIPICSLEKTVALSRAWHAQGFRLLKMKVGIDVEEDIRRLRAVHEALPGVSFIGDGNQGFSREDCLRFAGGVKQFGGRLVLLEQPVARDDLEGLQAIRHLTGIPVAADESVRSLDDARRVVDMQAADYINIKTMKTGVIEARRIAGFTHSMGLRLMVGGMLETRVAMGCSFSLVLGMGGFDVLDLDTPLLLSTDPIAGGYQYSGPRLRPWQEAGLAMQVPSSPDDTITVQ; this is encoded by the coding sequence GTGAGCGCGCCCATCATCCAATGCATCGAGATCTGGCCGGTTGATATCCCGGTCACGGACCCGTTTGTCGTCGCCACCGGCGCACGGGCGACGGCGCAAAACCTGTTCATTCGAGTGACGCTACGCGACGGGGCTCAAGGCCTCGGAGAGGCGGCGCCGTTTCCCGAAGTCGGGGGAGAAGATCGACCGACTTCCCTAACCGCCGCGACGGCACTCGCTCCCCACCTGCTCGGCCGGTCGGCCGCCGACTACGAATCGCTCGCCGATCACATGGCTGAACAAGCCCCGCTCCAGCCCGCGGCCCGCTGCGGGCTCGAAACCGCTATCTTGGATGCCTATTGCCGATCACAGGGGATACCACTCTGGCGGCTGTGGGGAGAGGCCGAGGTCCATGACCATGAAACCGACATGACGATCCCCATCTGCAGCCTGGAGAAGACCGTGGCGCTGTCACGCGCCTGGCATGCGCAAGGATTCCGCTTGCTCAAGATGAAGGTCGGCATCGACGTCGAGGAGGACATTCGCCGGCTGCGGGCCGTGCACGAGGCACTCCCCGGGGTCAGTTTCATCGGTGATGGCAATCAAGGCTTTTCCCGCGAAGATTGTCTTCGCTTCGCCGGCGGCGTCAAACAATTCGGTGGGAGACTGGTCCTCCTCGAACAGCCGGTGGCACGGGATGATCTCGAAGGGTTGCAGGCAATCCGGCACCTGACCGGCATTCCCGTTGCGGCGGACGAGTCCGTGCGATCATTAGACGATGCACGCCGGGTCGTGGACATGCAGGCCGCTGACTACATCAACATTAAGACCATGAAAACCGGCGTGATCGAGGCCCGGCGCATCGCCGGGTTCACCCACTCGATGGGCCTCCGTCTCATGGTCGGGGGCATGTTGGAAACCCGCGTTGCCATGGGCTGCTCATTTAGTCTCGTGTTAGGCATGGGCGGTTTCGATGTCCTTGATCTGGATACTCCCTTGCTTCTCTCCACCGACCCTATCGCCGGCGGCTACCAGTACAGTGGTCCTCGCCTCCGTCCCTGGCAGGAGGCAGGCCTGGCGATGCAAGTACCCTCTTCGCCGGACGACACCATCACCGTTCAATAG